A window from Anomalospiza imberbis isolate Cuckoo-Finch-1a 21T00152 chromosome 8, ASM3175350v1, whole genome shotgun sequence encodes these proteins:
- the LOC137478061 gene encoding bone morphogenetic protein 2-like: MARARRGRPCPGPLALGAARPDRRSAHSPGRAQPGRAGPAEGPLPPHAARSRPRGARGGPAEPAAPSMATRPPCLWLCLAGLLSLRAANALPLRPDPRDAVLAAALQRLREVFDIEELPPDVLPRKKPPQFMVDLFNKVADANGITRAPGLLQGDVVRSFEDRVHVDHHHFYFDISAMEKGEQMLKAELRVFKLKRTRRSRRSDIQHFCKVEVYELLESENKPHIKHLIASRLLSLYTEGWEVFNVTRTVSKWVGNSSSNHGFWITATHVSNHEMEHNVVTFAKSQSALQESRNALLVLFTNSNKRRSHSFAPSATKSETNPAKSDASRFSHDTAVMESSSASMGRRPRAARSPLAACHRRELYVDFHAIGWSGWIIYPSGYNAFYCRGSCIFPLGESLNATNHATVQSIVYTLKLSQDVSMPCCVPDELKSLNLLYFDDKQNVVLKNYKDMVATRCGCH, encoded by the exons ATGGcccgggcgcggcgcggccgcccCTGCCCGGGGCCTTTGGCCCTCGGGGCTGCGCGCCCTGACCGGCGCTCGGCGCACTCGCCTGGCCGCGCccagccgggccgggccgggcccgcggAAGGGCCGCTGCCCCCTCACGCAGCGCGGTCACGGCCGCGGGGCGCCCGAGGCGGCCCGGCCGAGCCCGCGGCGCCGTCCATGGCGACCCGCCCGCCGTGCCTGTGGCTGTGCCTGGCCGGGCTGCTGAGCCTGCGGGCGGCGAACGCCCTGCCCCTGCGCCCCGACCCGCGGGACGCCGTGCTGGCGGCGGCCTTGCAGCGCCTGCGGGAGGTCTTCGACATCGAGGAGCTGCCGCCCGACGTGCTGCCCCGCAAGAAGCCGCCCCAGTTCATGGTGGATCTCTTCAACAAGGTGGCCGACGCCAACGGCATCACCCGCGCcccggggctgctgcagggcgACGTGGTGCGCAGCTTCGAGGACCGAG TTCACGTGGACCATCACCACTTCTACTTCGACATCAGCGCGATGGAGAAGGGCGAGCAGATGCTGAAAGCCGAGTTGAGAGTCTTCAAGCTTAAGAGGACACGTCGGTCCAGAAGGTCCGACATTCAACACTTCTGCAAA GTGGAAGTGTATGAACTCTTGGAGAGTGAAAATAAGCCACATATAAAACATCTCATTGCATCAAGGTTATTGTCCCTTTACACGGAAGGCTGGGAAGTCTTCAACGTCACACGGACA GTTTCCAAGTGGGTTGGAAACAGCAGCTCCAACCATGGCTTTTGGATAACTGCGACACATGTTTCCAACCATGAAATGGAACACAACGTGGTTACATTTGCCAAGAGCCAGAGCGCTTTGCAGGAGAGCAGAAATGCTCTCCTTGTCCTCTTCACGAACAGTAACAAACGGAGGTCTCACAGCTTTGCACCCTCTGCTACAA AATCAGAAACAAACCCTGCCAAATCTGATGCCTCACGTTTTTCTCATGACACTGCTGTcatggagagcagcagtgccagcatgGGCAGGAGACCCCGAGCTGCCAGAAGCCCATTAGCAGCATGTCACCGAAGGGAGCTCTATGTAGACTTCCATGCTATTGGCTGGTCAGGATGGATTATTTACCCAAGTGGATACAATGCATTTTATTGCAGAGGATCCTGCATCTTCCCTTTGGGGGAAAGCCTAAATGCAACAAACCATGCTACTGTTCAGTCCATTGTTTATACACTGAAATTGTCTCAAGATGTCAGCATGCCCTGCTGTGTGCCAGATGAATTGAAGTCCCTCAATCTTCTCTACTTTGATGACAAACAGAATGTCGTccttaaaaattataaagacATGGTGGCAACAAGGTGTGGTTGTCATTAg